The genomic window GAAAAGGAATTTGgacattttcagcatttctatGAGATTTCAGGTGCTCACAGcacattgcttttattttaccCATTTTAAAAGTCTCATACCAGCAGAATTGCTGCATGACCACAGCAAGTAATGCAATGGGGACAGGTTGTTACAACAGCGTAAAGCAGAGgataatgtattttatattcTCTTTACACTGAAGTAAATAACTACTTAAGATCCCATGCGGGCAGCTACTAAACAGCAGCTAAAGCAAtgttaaaggggaaaaaatagcttCCCAGATAGctcctttactgaaagagtggtcaaatgttggaagaggctgcccagggcagtggtggagtctccttccctggaggggttcacaAAGCGtgtggatgtggcactttgggacatggtttagcaggtggtgttgggctgatggttggactggatgagcttagagggcttttccaccCTTAACAATTCTATAATTCCTGGTTTGAACAGAAAACATTCCTGTAGTGCCTGGTACTTCAACATAATTTAACATCCAGGAGAAACTTATCTTGACATTAGTCACGGGGTTTGTTTTTGGTTCGgcttgtttttttaacaaaacagatCGTGGAGTCAGTTTTGCATTTGACAAATCTGAACCTAGGCATGGTTATGTGGGTAAAGCCCAGCAGGGAGTGAGTGGCTGCGATTTCAGTGCTGACATTGCTGCTAACTTCCTCCTGAGCTTAAGCATGTAGGTCACTTGTAATTCAGTTTCCCTTCATCCCGTACCAAAATGATGTAATGACGGGTTGTGAAACTGGAGCTGAAGTGTATAAAAAGACTCCCAGAGCTTACCTATAGCCAGTTTTGTTGCACTAAGTTCCTTTGCAGAAGTGGTTTGGACAACCGTCTTCTCTTCTGAACCATGGGGTAAGAAAAGGAGAACAGCACACCTGACAGGTTAATcatgttatttgcttttttctcgCTGGCTTTGGTTCCTGTAATCCAAAGTTTCTTGAGTTGTAACTGAAGAGGGACTTTCTGGTTGtccctggaaagctgcttgaGTTCTTCTTTCTGGCAAGGCCAGAAATTACTCAAAAAACTTGAAGTaggggaggagaaaggcaaGCTGGTGgcttgggactggatgggtggTGCGTCTTCAAAGAGGAATCGTAGACTGAACACAACagtgggagctgctgcctgaAACAGGAGAGGAGCTGGTGCAGAAATAgtgaggagagaggcagatGGTTGTGAGTGTGGAAAACAGATCTTAGTGCAGGGAAAAGCACCTGCAAGGGAGGAAAACGGGAagagaagtgcatagagggaAGGAACAGAGTGGATGGAGTGAGGAGCAAAAGGAGACCGTGAAGCTGACTCTTTCAAAGGGAGAGTACTCACCATGGAGACAACTGAGGAGCCACTAAACGTAACTCTTTTCGTTGTGATGTTTTACATATGAGAAATCACTGCGCTTGTTCTGAGGACATTGCATAATCCCAGACAACAGCAAACGGTTCCTCGTCACGTTTTCAAGAGGAGGCTTTGTTGAGGCTCTTCCTGTTCAGTTGTCACTTACGCTGGATAAATCACTGCAAACTGCTAATTAAGAGCCTATCACCCCGGATTGCTCATCCCTGTTGGACAGTTGTATTACTTTAGCGTAGGCAAGAAGCTCAGATGTCAGTGCTGGTAGCCGTTATAAAATCAGGGAAGAGACATAAAACGTTGATTAAGTTGAATATGTCAAATGAATCTGTGGTGTTTTGGTCTGACTTTGTTTAGAATGGAGGTGACAATGAGTTGCCACTGTGCACTAATCCCTTTGAGAGAAGCTGTGGCATTAGATTTGCTCTACAACATCAGCTGGTTTGAGTCCTGTGTGTATTTTAGGTGAAGACTCCGTAGCAAAGAAACGGAGTCCTCTGAAGTCTGGACAGTGTAATATGCATAGAAATATGTAACTCTGCACACCACGTCAGACACCCCGTTATTGACTAAATTACATGGAGATAAAATAACGTATGCTTGTCGTTGCTGAGCTTTCCATTAGTCTTAACAAACTTGTTTGGCAGACTGTTCTGTTGGAGAGAGGCTCCCTGTAGTCTCCAGCGATAAGTTCACTCTGCGATGGTGTTTGCAAATGTAGATGTTGACAGTTCACCTTGACAGCAGTTTCTGTGGAGATGAATTACCTCGGATCTAGTTCATTAGAACAGCTCAGCATGATGGTAAAGCTAAATCTGTGAATATAGATTCCAATTCAGCTCTGAAGTTAGTTGGAAATTCGCAACAGGTTATGCCAGGAGTGAACTTCATTCCATCTAGCCAGCCGTTGGGTCAGCAGGATGTAtttacagggggaaaaaaggtagaGATATCTTTAGGTACATCTAACCTTTGATTTTGCACTGCTGATAGGCTCTGGTGAGCATTGTCAGATGTGCAACCAGTGCAGGAGTCCAGTTTCTCTGTGACTGCAAGCAGCCAGGTCTggagctcagtgctgggacACCTGGAAAGGGGGTTCATTCCAAGGCATATTTTTCTTGattccagaaaaataaactttctgCAGCCTGGCTGGTGTTCCCTTGATTAGATAAGTATTTAGGGCACTGCATGATGGAGCAGATAGCAAAGACTGATGGCATCAGTGAGCATTTCTGTGTCCTCTATCAGAGTTCTCAGGACACATTTCACAGGAAGCCAGCATCCTTTGACAGACAGAGGACCACTGGGACATACATCCACGGCACCGTGTGGATTCTTATCAATGCAGGTGCCCTTCTAGGTCAGAAACATGTAGAAACAGAAAGGTGTTTTCCTGCAGAGATTTGAAAGGAGAGGGGTAAAACCAGAGTTGCATCGTTTCACCACACCTTTATAATAATGTCACGTTTGCAACATATTCAGTGTGACTGTAACCTGTTCTTTGCAGGGGTTTGTTAGTTCAGCGACGTACCAGGCAGCCCTGGGGAATGTGCAGCTGGGACACTCTCAGTAGTGTGCATTAATTACAGCGTATCACTATTTATCTCATTTACATGCGCTGAAAGGCGATGGCTGCGTTTACCACAGTGCCTCATTGTGCCAGGGGCTCCCAGCGAAAGGCAGGATCTCTGACTCCTGAAGTTTACCCTCAAACGTGAGGTGAAAGGGTGGCGGAGGGGAGCAGAATCAAAGCACACATGATATTACAGTGTGTGCTTGTTTATTTGGCTTGGCACAAGCGGTTTCTCGGGTCAGAAAGATTGAACCCTGTGAGATGACAGTGTTAGGTGTTGCTGCGCATCGTGATTTTTCCACAGGGAGTTACATTAGCATTTTTGCACTAAAAGCAGGATGCTGTACTGTGAGATGaaccggtgggtctcttccaacctggtttttctatgattctctgattctatgattctgcagaaTATACCTGGGCATTTCAAACTCCTCATTCAGGCAGCAACAGGCATGCTCTGAACAGTTTCACCTTCTTTAAGACATATGAAATGTCCACCTAAAGAATAATCCTTAAATGgaagatattttgttctgatatacatgaaataatgaaaacaactATTCTGACAACTAACAAGCCCATGAAAAATTGTGTTAGTGAACAACCAGAGGTGGTTTAAAAGAACTGTAAACTAAAACTCAAGCAGCTGTGCCATGCTTAGtatttgatgggaacggttggactcgatgatccaatgggtcttttccaacctggtgattctatgattctatgctggaatggggaagggaagaaaacagctttggTAAAAGAGCTGACTCGCACTGTTTGtctagttattttgtattatGGCATCTTCATGTCTGTTTAAAATGGAGCTTAATGTCTGCTGGATCAACTTAAGAGTTCAGTCACTTTCCTTGCCCCGTTTGGATTCCCAGCATTCGTGCGAGAGGGAGGGAGCCACATGGCTCTGCATCCCGAGGATGCTGAGGGGGAACCGCTACGGGCCAGGAGGAGAGTTGTGGCTTAAGCTTCTGATGGCATCCAAGTGTGCCCAGGGTCTGGCCAGTCATTCCTACATCCAGAAGGAGCACCAGGACGGGCGCATCTAGGGCGAGTGCGAAGCGGAGACCTTCGTTTCCCAAAAAGCTAACACCGGGAAGGCTGCCGAGCATCACGGTGGCTCCCGCGGTCCTCCAGTGTGGAGCCGCTTGTCCCATGTGGAGGAGCCGTGAGGGCATGTGGCGGATTCATTGCCTGACAGGAGGCGTGTGCGGTGGGTGCTGACCCTCGCCGCCCATCTGACCCCGTTATTTGTTGAAGGAGCTGACTTGTCTGGGAGGACTGGCAGCGGCCGGGGTGCCAGATGGCATGTGGATGTGTTGTGTGTCAGCTGTCATTCAGCCAGATTAATGTGAAGTTtgtaaaaaggaggaaagaggaggggggaggagaaaaaaaaaacacaattaaGCAAGAATCCCAAAAACAATCGAGGCCACGTGCCACCGGGCAGCGTTCGTTGGCCGCACAATGGGTTATCGGCTTCTCATGAATGGGCCCAACTGTTGCAAACGACATGAGCCTGCCCAGTTTTCAAATCATTTAATGCTCTTGTTTACTTCCAATCCAGCCAATCTCCAAGCCGGGAGAGCCGTCACCTGATGgtctttttatgtatttaagtCCCAGGCCTCACAAAATAACTGAACAGCGGTAACCATGGCAATGCTAATTATTGCACTATAACTACagtaggagaaagaaaacagcgTAGGCTGGAAGAGAGATTTGAAGATGTTTTTTGGCCAGGATTTGAGCTTTTGGCTCCCAGTCAGgtgttgtggcttttttttcccttttcttttcaaattctttttataaacaaataaattagaTTCTGCTTTAAAGCTTTCCCAGATAATAGTTTAGGGAACTTTGATACATGTTTGTGGGAATCATGAATAGAGGAGCTGAAAGCTCCTGAGCAGCCAGGCACTAGAGTTCTGCCTTGTTCTTTTAAGCTGATGTTGAATTGTGTAAAACATAAAAGATACTTCAGCAAGAGACCAGATTTATTTGAGGCTTCTGCATTGTCATTTAGCAATGAACAGGCATTAGTACCACACAGCTGGCTTTAACATAGCTAGGAGAGAGCTCTTTAAAGCCTTcgttttgaaagcaaaatcaaCTACAAACAACTAAACTGTGTTCTTCTGAATGAGGAAGATGTTTTCGTATACCTGAATCCCTTTGGGTTTCCCCTGGCTGTCTAATGATGTCTTCCTGATGTGCCCTAATTTCTGTGTTACTCCTTGAGATACCCGTGACTTCTGTAATACTGTTTAACATGAGTGAAAATAGTTTCATTTGCAATAGTTCTTTTATTGACTTTAGTGGGAGCTTTGAGCTCAGAGGAGTTTTTGAGTGCTGTAAAGATATGCCAACATTTCGGTTTTGTACCCAATGTTCTATCAAAAGCTAAACAAAAGAGGTGGGATGGAGCATGCAGAATGTGTCAGAAAGAGCTTTAAACCAAAAGCAGTTTGGCATCATCGTGCCTCAGTTTTGTCACTAAGAGCAGACTGGGTGTTACTGTGCATTCATTCACTAGCTTTTCATTCTGATCCTTTATGATGTCAAAAACTGcctgaaaaattgtttcctgtgCTTCATAGTTCCTTGTTCGATATCAATAACTTCATACATCTGAGTGAAAGAGACGACTAGTTGGTTGTGTCTAGTTTTGTTTatgcagcagctccctgctgaTCCATCACCACTGACGGCATGCGGTGTCTGAGAAAAGCTCTCTCCAGGTGTACAAGCCAGCAGAACGCACAGGTCCTTGAGGATCCAGGCACAGACCCTCCTTCCAAGGCTGGCTGGTCACTGGATTTCAAGGTTAATACAAAACTGGCAGGTTAAAAGTCCTGACAGGTTTTCTTCTACATCAAGTGCAAATTTCTGACAGATGTGAAAACAATGAATCgactttggttttgttcctaGGTGGTTTCTCTTCTGGGTTCTTATGCCTTCTTCCCCTACAAATACTGCACAAGTTTTCTTAACCAGAACATTTCAAACTGTAGGAAGGAACACGTGATTAGGTGAAGGGTGACAGTAAGTAGGCAGCTGTGAAACCAAAGAGCACGTTGAATTCTGCAAATGGGATTCCAGCCTGATGTGTTTTCCCTGCTACGTGAGCTTTGGCGTCCCAGTCATCCCCACTCTTACCGGGTCCAGTGCAGCAGCATCTCCGCTCTCTGCTAACCTTTCACGCTGTTTTGCAGACTCTTAGCTTCTGACCCCTCCCAGCTGAGTGAAGATGACCTCCCCAGTGACTTGCAGTCCTTGTCGTGGCTGACATCTGTCGATGTTCCTCGGTTACAACAGATGGCCAGTGGAAGAATGGATTTTAGCCTCGGTGCCCAGAATGCCATGCTACAACAGACAGGTAAACTCTTAGGATGTTAAATAACTCCTTTTCAAACCACGCAGCCTGCTGCCTCctttcttccccccaccccaggctAGCTTACCTGTTGGTGGATGCCATAGAAGTGCATTACATTTTGCTTCTTGTCAGAAAGCGCAGAGCCTGTTGTCTTCTGATAAGGCTCTTGCTGAACCATTTCCTTCgttgagaaggaaaatgagagtCCTAGCAGCGACAACAGAGATCTTGGGGTCCGATTGGCTTTTCTGCTGGGTGTACTTGCTGGTGCCTCATTGCGTCAACCTGGGCCAAGCTATTTAAGACTTGCATTTCAAAGGTTTTCAACAGCTTTGAAATTAGGTAATTAgtctttcttgtttgtttcaaCATTGATAAGTCTAAGAGTATCTGATTTGCCCCATAGCTGTTTGCTCCACACAGACTTACAGCATATGTTCATTGAAcacctttcttccctttgtgaACATCTTTTAGGTAAACACACTTGTTCCCCGAGGCATTCTGCTAAGAGGGCTCAGCATATCATCTTGCTTGCTTTAGAGCAGAAATCCTTGCGGAGCATAGATAATGCTGAatatggttttctttcttttgtaagaTCCTGTGTCTGTAACACCACCACGGACTGTTAAACAGCTGTCATCTTTCATTCCCTGCATAACAAGTTTTAGAAGCAgctgatgtcatctttgcaatTGGGTTCTTTGGGGATGGAAAGCCGGAGCGAGGTGTGATTATCCACTCCAGAGCTTAGCTGTGTTCAACTGCCTCTATAAAATACACATAACTCGCTTTTCTGAAGTGTAATTTCATATGAACATTCACTGTCTTTGCCATCTCCAAAACAGGTCCTGTAGCAAGCAGCCTGCACTCAACAGGAGCGCCCGGAGCAATGATTCATGTCCAGGCCAGCCTGCCACAGGGAATCCTGGGCCTCAATTCTCTTTCAACACACGGACCAAATGTAAGAGCGGGCCTTAATGGTTTATTATTGCACCACTTCTTAGGAAAAGATGTTGGTAATTTCAAGACTGACATGTCTGTTGTCTTTATCTCAGCAGATGAGCCAGTATGCTGTAGGTGGGCAGCTGTCTCCTAGTttacaaacacagcagcaactcttccctcctcctcattcacagcaagtgtttgccctaGCACAGAACACACAACAGGTAGTGCTATTTGGTACTTTATCAGGTACTTTATGCTTTTATTATATGTTATTTGCTTGTTATCTGAGTCTTGAAATACCTGCCAAGGTCGTATCTAGAaatctttttgaagaaaaacaataaaatatccCTAAACCCGCATACCCGTGGACATTTTGCATctgacattttccttttgttccttctgcatccagtgCAACCCAGCAGCGATCTACAACACGTCCTATGAGGCTCAGCCACACTATCCCCAACCACGCCTGGCTCCTCACTCTGCCCAAGAACTGCATCCAAAGCATTACCCCAAGCCGATCTACTCCTATAGGTGAGCAGGGAGCGGAACAGTGTAGTGCCTACAGCCTCCAGTGGGGTGATGGTGACACTGTAGATGTGGGAGCACAAGAGGGTTTGATTCCTTTTGAAGGGAGCAAAAATCCCATCATCAACTACCTAAAAGAaaggtgtggagaggagggagctgggctcttctcccaagtgacaggggacaggatgagagggaatggcctcaagctccgccagggaaggttcaggctgaacattaggaaaaagtttttcatggaaagagtcattgggcactggcagaggctgcccagggagggggttgagtcaccttccctggaggtgtttaagggatgggtggacaaggcgctgagggacatagtttagtgtttgataggaatggttggactcgatgatccagtgggtcttttccagcctggtgattctatgattctgtctgcTGGGGAGTCTGTGGAAGCTGCTTCTGAGGGGCCGCAGGAATGAACAAGGAAACTCATTCCTGGAGATAACCATGGAGTAATAGCACAGAGAAGTAAAATCTGCAGGATCAGAGGGTGGCTTCTGAGCACTTGAGAATGGTAATCCCAGGATCAGCCAGCCCTTTGTGTCTCAAGagatgggtccaaggttgctagACCAGGCGTGACAGCTAGGTACAGGCAATCCgttatttcctctgtttctctgtTCTGTAGCTGTTTGATTGCGATGGCgctgaagaacagcaaaacGGGCAGCCTCCCAGTGAGTGAGATCTACAGCTTCATGAAGGAGCACTTTCCCTACTTCAAGGTATGCGCACGCCTGAAGTAAGACACCACAAATACTTTGTTCACGGCTTATTTCACTAACACCCTCCTGCGTCTTTCAGACAGCCCCTGATGGCTGGAAGAACTCTGTGCGCCACAACCTGTCTCTGAATAAATGCTTTGAGAAGGTGGAGAACAAGATGAGTGGCACCTCTCGCAAAGGGTGCCTTTGGGCTCTCAATCCTGCCAAGATCGACAAGATGGAAGAGGAGATGCAGAAGTGGAAGCGGAAGGACTTGGCTGCTATTCACAGGAGCATGGCTAACCCAGGTAGGGCTTATATTATGCTTTTGTTGTGTGTATGAGAGGCAAAGGCAGGGTGAGGAGGCTATTTCAGCAGGAATGCATAAACCTGAAGGTATAGAAGAGCTGGTTGGTGCAAAGTCTCGTGCCTTGCAAGgacctcctcctctgctctgctgaaataccccatccctgcaccaaacgcagtcactgctgctgccctgAGGATGTGACAGTGCGATAGCTACAGCAGGAGGGGGCAACTGACCTGACCCTCAGTGCAAATGCATCTCCATCTTCAAAAtgaattgtctttttttccccccgtaCTGACCTGTCTAGCACATCTGAGGCCTTCTGAGGAGTTATGCTGCCTCCAGTGTTGGTGTTTATAGTGTCACATTTTAATGCAGCTTTTTACTTTGCAAACCTCTCCTTTTACTAGGACTGTTTCGTTCTTATTTATAAAGACACACACTACTGAAGCTTTCCGGAGCTCAGGATTGGCAAAATCAACTGGAGTTTTTTGCTGCAAAATCTGTAACATACAATCAATGATAAATTCTCCATTACTTAAAACAAAAGTTCCAATGAAACTGTCGGGAGTCTCTCGTGCGAATCTTGTTTGAGACACCAGGAGGATTCAGAGTATCACTAGGAGCAGGAGACCTCCTGAGGACGCttagctctgcagctgcaggtcAGCTGCCACCGGTGGTGGTTTGGATGCTCTGTGTAAGTCTCGTGATCATTCCTTTTCCTCACTTAGGGGTTTCCATGGAAGATGACTAGGGtaagggctagggttagggaaGTAGATggcatttctttgctttcttcactCAATGCCTGCCTTCTGTGCTGCTTACATGGTGACAGACACTGTCTGCGTGTCCAGTTTTGTGGCGAAAGCCTGTGGCTGTGCTCCCTTTGCAATGCTTTGGTAGGGCTCTCCTTGAACAAAAGGGTTAAActgtctcttttcttccttgggAATGGGTATCGCTGGTGCAGAGGAGCTAGACAAGCTGATTACTGACAGACCTGAGAACTGCAGGCGGCCCAGCAAACAGGCAGAGGCTGAGGTCTCTGCCCTGaaccacatggcagcagctcaAGGCCGAATCTCcatctcccagctgcagcctcagCCGATCATGACGCTCTCGCTGCAGTCCATCCCCCTCCACCACCAGATCCAGACCCAGGCTCGCATCGCCCCAGACTCGCCAGCACCTGCCCAAACGCCTCCTCTCCACACTCTGCCTGACATGAGCCACAGCCCTCTTCCCCACCACCCCCTGGGACGCGCGCCTCCGGAATTCCTGAACGTGGCAGCAGACATGAACACGGAGGTGGATGCGCTTGACCCAAGCATTATGGATTTTGCATTGCAAGGTACGGGGGAGCGACGCTGGGGTGTGGCAGGTCATGATTTATGTGGTTACGTAGTCACTGAATGCTCTAGGAGGGATGTAACTGAGCTAAAAACTTGTGCTGGGTGCTGGCTTCTGTGCTGTGacttccctgcccttcctcgCTGCACTTCTGCCCCGTTAGGTGGGGACAGCAGGCTGCCTGCGTGGCTCAAGTGCAGGCACTGCAATAGGTGTAAGCGAGGATGTCCAGCTAGCTGGATTGGGGACACCAAATCTCTCTGCCCATGGGAAACCATCGCTCTACTCATGTCTTGGTTTTCCTGTTCTGTAGAAGCAGAACTTTGTGGTTCATGACAGAACTTTATGGTTTATGACGCTGCCTAGCGTGGCCCCTCGTTTTCTGGTTAGCACGTGGTAGCAGATGCTGCCTGGAAAGGTCTGGACTCCTGCTGGAACCAGAGAAATCAGGAGAACAAACACGCTTTACTGCCCTTGCGCTACAAATAGTACCATCTGCAAGGCAGCACTGGTCCTAAGCAGCAGGTGAAGCCTTTTAGTTGTGGACTGACCCCATAATTACAGTGCCCGAGTGGGTTAAATGTCTTTCTGTGACCTGAACTTAATCTTTTAAAGGTAACATATGGGAGGAAATGAAAGATGACAGCTTCAGCCTTGATACCCTGGCTGCCTTCAGCAACTCCCCACTCCACCTCTCAGACTGTGACCTGGGCACCCCTGGCCTCACCCCGGTCTCCAGCGGCAGCGATCACTCCTTCTCAGACTTGCAGGTCACCGGCCTTTATACCACCTACACGACGCTGGACAACGTAGCGGCAGCTCAGTACATGAACACCCAGGGCAACAAACCCATCGCTCTGCTCTGAGCTCTTTGCACCACTCCAGTTTTCCCATGGACCTCTGACCCAGGGGCCAATTCTCCTGAAAATCCAACCTGAAAGCAATAACAGAGCTCCTTCTGCAGCCGTGTGGAACGTGTTTTTACTGAGACACAGAATGTGATGCCAAAATAACTTAAACTCTTGCTAGTAGAACCACTTTCACCTGTGACAACACTGAGGAATGGGCATGGACACTCAAGCTGCAGGACTGGTGAACTCTCAAGAAGGACGTGGAAGGCATCGGTCAGCAGGAACGTTCACTAGAATGGAACTgaactaaagaagaaaagagtcCAGTTAAGGCAAATACACGTAACGGACGCTGTCACCCAGATGTGGATGCTGCTCACCACCTGCACAGAAGCCAACACCCCTCAGCGGGCTGCCTAGCGCCAAGTTGGAGTCCAAAACTGCTGATCACGTACCATGCgtatctcttttttctttcttacattgCCAAATGACTCTTGCCCTTGAAGAAAGACCCCACGTGGTTTCTGCAGACACTGGCACCGCTAATTCTTTCCTGATGTAACTATTGTTAATTTATTGTTCtgaggcaggggaaaaaaaaggaacagaaatgtaAACCCATAGCAGTTATCTCTGGGATTAAAAACAAAGTCCTTGCCTGGTGAAGGAAGTGGTGCTACTGAACTATTAAACTGATCGCTGGCTAGAAGATTTTAGGAATTGTGCCTATTTTATttaggtttttaaaaaacaagattAGATTTGTTTATAGCCTTGTGTATTGTGCTTCTGTCTATTCTTGTGCTAGGCAGTATTACTATTTgcaaatttatttatatttattgttatgaaaagaaattatgtaaACTGAGCACtgttcaattttttaaaatgctgcagtaACCTCTTTCACATCCACTAAATTATTCATAAtcaaaaatgcaaacattttcatCACTGGTTTTTACactacatttcttttaaataagcaCTTTTGATACTGTGAAACTCAAAACTTCAGAGACCAAATATTGTAACTGTACCGTTACTGGTCCATAATAAGTCTTTCTTTCCTGATTAACCAAGTAAAATCAATTCTAATGTAGTTTAAATTTTCAAACCCTGCTTTGTACTTGGTAACACACATTGTGAAAAAATGTGATGAAacatctgaaaatataaaaagcaacCTCTATGTTGGAGTTTAGCATTTAGTTTACTTATACCTCTGTGACCATGAAGTGATATTTATATCTtgtgtgttgtctgttcctCTGCATTAATAGAATCCCCCTGCCTGGTTCCCAGTATCCATGTGCTCCCAGGctcctctctcccagcctggTCCATGTGCTAAAAACCCAGAGCATGGGGAATGCTGGAGCCCCCCCTTCCAGCTGAAAATCACTGTTGGGAAGGTCTGGGGCTGGAAAACCTCGGTGCCTTTCCCCTATATCCATGGCAACCTCTTCCAAAAGGGCACGATGCTCCATGTTATAATTTATTGTT from Phaenicophaeus curvirostris isolate KB17595 chromosome 17, BPBGC_Pcur_1.0, whole genome shotgun sequence includes these protein-coding regions:
- the FOXN4 gene encoding forkhead box protein N4 is translated as MIESEIPSIMSGIARNSGHNHHPSQEYRLLASDPSQLSEDDLPSDLQSLSWLTSVDVPRLQQMASGRMDFSLGAQNAMLQQTGPVASSLHSTGAPGAMIHVQASLPQGILGLNSLSTHGPNMSQYAVGGQLSPSLQTQQQLFPPPHSQQVFALAQNTQQCNPAAIYNTSYEAQPHYPQPRLAPHSAQELHPKHYPKPIYSYSCLIAMALKNSKTGSLPVSEIYSFMKEHFPYFKTAPDGWKNSVRHNLSLNKCFEKVENKMSGTSRKGCLWALNPAKIDKMEEEMQKWKRKDLAAIHRSMANPEELDKLITDRPENCRRPSKQAEAEVSALNHMAAAQGRISISQLQPQPIMTLSLQSIPLHHQIQTQARIAPDSPAPAQTPPLHTLPDMSHSPLPHHPLGRAPPEFLNVAADMNTEVDALDPSIMDFALQGNIWEEMKDDSFSLDTLAAFSNSPLHLSDCDLGTPGLTPVSSGSDHSFSDLQVTGLYTTYTTLDNVAAAQYMNTQGNKPIALL